The following coding sequences lie in one Dunckerocampus dactyliophorus isolate RoL2022-P2 chromosome 4, RoL_Ddac_1.1, whole genome shotgun sequence genomic window:
- the slc1a3a gene encoding solute carrier family 1 member 3a isoform X7, whose amino-acid sequence MTQSNGDDPQRSCRGLRQIRSGIQSRSLLARKRVQNITKDDVKGFFIRNAFVILTVLAVIIGQRCS is encoded by the coding sequence ATGACGCAGAGCAACGGGGACGACCCTCAGAGGTCCTGCCGGGGGCTCCGGCAGATCCGGTCCGGCATCCAGTCCCGGTCCCTGCTGGCCAGGAAGAGAGTGCAGAACATCACTAAGGATGACGTGAAGGGCTTCTTTATAAGGAACGCCTTTGTCATCCTCACCGTCTTGGCGGTTATCATCG